The genomic DNA CGAGCGCGAGCTACAGATCATGATGATGATCGTCAACTGCCACAAGGTGCAGGATGTGGCTGACAAACTGTGCCTGTCGCCCAAAACCGTCAATACCTACCGTTATCGTATCTTCGACAAGCTGGGCGTGACCAGCGATGTGGAAATGGCTTTGCTGGCGGTGCGCCACGGCATGCTGGACGCGGTGGAGAACACAGCTCCCTGATTGCACTTATGGTGTCACGGGAAAGAGGCAATAGTCCGGGCGAAGCTGTTACACTTTTTACAGCAGTAACTGGCCGAGACTTTTCCCTTGTCAGAGTTTGACCCCCAACACTTTCTGGATCATTGCGCCCGCAAGCCGGGCGTGTACCGCATGCTCAATGAAGAGGGTGATGTTCTCTATGTGGGCAAGGCTCGTAATTTACAGGCCCGCCTGAGCAGCTATTTCCAGAAAAACATTACCAGCCCCAAGACCCGTGCCCTGGTGGCGCGTATCGCCAGTATCCAGACCACGGTTACCGGCAGCGAGGCAGAGGCCTTGCTGCTGGAGCAGTCGCTGATCAAGGAGCTGCGGCCGCCCTATAATATTCTGCTGCGCGACGACAAGTCCTACCCCTATATCCGTATCACTACCTCGGACCGGTTCCCGCGCATTACCTTTCACCGCGGTAGTCGCCGCAGCGGCAGCCATTACTTCGGCCCTTACCCCAGCGGTGGTGCGGTGCGTGAAGCGCTTTCCCTGGTGGAAAAGGTGTTCCAGGTGCGCAACTGCAGCGACAGCTATTTTCGCAATCGGACACGACCCTGCCTGCAGCATCAAATCAATCGTTGTACCGCTCCCTGTGTGGGCCTGGTTAGTGAGGAGGCCTATGCGCATCAGGTAAAGCTTGCCATGGATTTCCTGGATGGGCGCAGCAGAGAGGTAGTAGAGCAGCTCAGTGCAGAAATGGATGCCGCCGCTCAGGCCCTGGATTTCGAGCGAGCAGCCATCATTCGCGATCAACTCGCTGCGATCCAGTCTGTTCAGCAAAAACAATACGCAGAAACGGGGCAGGGCAATCTGGATGTGGTGGCCATTGAAAGCCGCCATGGCCTGGCAGTGGTGGAAGTGTTGATGATTCGCGGTGGCAGGATTCTCGGCCATCGCACCTTTCGGCCGGATACACGGGGCGAAGAGGATCAAAACGAAATTCTGGAGGCGTTTCTGGCCCAATATTATCTGGGTGACCGGGAAGATCCGGTGCAGCCCGAGGAAATTCTGCTGGGCCTGGAGCCAGCGAGTGCCGAGGCATTGCAGCAAGCGTTGAGCCACCATTGGGGCAAAAAAGTGCGTTTGGCTTGGCGGGTTCGGGGGGAACGAGCTGCCTGGATCGACATGGCACAGACCAATGCCCAGCAATCCCTGGCGGCGGAACTGGCCGCCCGCGAGCACATGGAGCAGCGCTTTCTGGCCCTGGAGGCACTGCTTGGGACGGATGAACCCGTTCGCCGCATTGAATGCTTCGATATCAGCCATACCCAGGGGGAGAAGGCCGTGGCGTCTTGTGTGGTATTTGACCAACAGGGCGCCAGGAAAACCGATTATCGCCACTTCAATGTGGCGCCGACCCATGCCGGCGATGATTACGAGGCGCTGGAAGAAGCTGTGCGGCGTCGCTATCAGCGGGTGCTCAAGGAGCAGGCCAGGCTGCCGGATCTTCTCCTTATTGATGGCGGCAAGGGCCAGATGCAGCGTGCCTGGGATGTGATGCAAGAACTGGCATTGCAGGGCCGTGTGCGGGTCATGGGCATCGGCAAGGGTCCAAGCAGACGGCCCGGCTTTGAAGTGCTGTATCTGCCCGATGGTCAGGAACTGGTGCCAGGGCCCTCCCACTCCGCGTTGCACCTGCTGCAACAGGTTCGGGATGAGGCCCATCGCTTTGCGCTCACCGGCCATCGGGCCCGGCGCGGCAAGACGCGCAAACAATCCTCCCTGGACGAAATCCCCGGTATCGGACCGAAGCGCCGTAAGGCGCTTCTGACCCACTTTGGTGGCCTCAAGCAGTTACGAAACGCCTCGGCTGGCGAGCTGGCCCGGGTGCCAGGCATCAACGCCCAGATGGCACAGACCCTTTATGACTGGTTTCATGACTAAGGGATTGTGGGTGTGGTGTTGAAAATCCTGTGATTCGTACCGAAGCGTCTGTGGTCGCAAAATGGGCAATGAGTCACAACGGGCTTTCCGTTATACTGGCCCTTTCGGCCTGTTAGAGTCTGCTGTGTCCCATTGCGGCAGATGTTTATGCTGGCCATGCTCTGCGTCCGTGTCTTTTCGAGGTTTTTCAGGCTTCGTGGCGGACAGCGGGGTATCAACAGGCCCTTATTTTGGCGGTAGTACTATGCAGAAAACGAACCCGATCCTGAATTTGCCCAATATCCTTACCATGATTCGTGTATTGGCAATTCCCGTTCTGGTTCTGGTGTTCTACTTGCCCTTCAAGTGGAGCGATATGTGCGCGGCAGCGCTGTTTCTGGCTGCTGGCGTAACGGACTGGCTCGATGGGTACCTGGCACGCCGCCTGAATCAGACCAGCCCCCTGGGTGCCTTTCTGGATCCGGTGGCAGATAAGCTGATTGTCGGCGTGGCTCTGGTCATGCTGGTGCAGGTCCATGCAACGGCCTGGTTGGCAGTGCCTGCCATGGTGATCGTTTCACGGGAAATTGCCGTGTCCGCCCTGCGTGAATGGATGGCAGAACTGGGGCAGCGGGGCAGGGTGGCCGTCAGTCAGCTGGGCAAGATCAAGACAGTTACCCAGATGACAGCCATCACCCTGTTACTGGCCCAGAAGCCCGATTTCGATGCCCTGGGCGATATCATGATGACTCCCTGGTTGTGGCTCAGCTACGGCCTTCTATACTTGGCCACGGCGTTGACCCTGTGGTCCATGGGCTCTTATTTGCGCGCTGCCGCCCCGGAGTTACTGAAAAGCGGAGACTGAGTCGGCTTCATCGGGTTGCTGCGCGTGCAGGCCAGGGCAGAATCGAAGGTTTTTTAGTCAAAGTGCTGAAAAATCAGAAAAAACCATCAGGCTCGGGTTGACAGTGAGGGGGCGATGGGTAGAATTCTCCCCGCAACGAAGCATGCTTCGCGGCAAAAAAAGCGGGAATAGCTCAGCTGGTAGAGCACAACCTTGCCAAGGTTGGGGTCGCGAGTTCGAATCTCGTTTCCCGCTCCAAGTTTTCAAAAGCCTCGGTTCCGCCGAGGTTTTTTCTTGGTAAATCAGTTTAAAGGCGCGGTGGCAGAGTGGTTATGCAGCGGACTGCAACTCCGTGTACGCCGGTTCGATTCCGACCCGCGCCTCCAATTATTGACCCGCACGGTCACCGCCCGGGTGGCGAAATTGGTAGACGCAACGGACTTAAAATCCGTTGACCTTTGGTCGTGCGGGTTCAAGTCCCGCCCCGGGCACCAGTTTTCCCGTTACCATCCTCTCCTGGCTTTTCGCCACAGCTTCTCTCTTCCGCATCATTTCGCGATCGCCGCTAGTCGGAAAAAATTCCAGTCAAATCAAGCGTCTGGTTACGCAACTTCAGGCACTTTATTGCCGTATTGCCAAGCTTTCTGGTAGCCTCACACTTTAGTCTTAGCCTGAGCCCGCACTCAAACGACGGATTCAGGCCTGGCCCTTTCGGGGGGCACCGAGAACAAAAAGCCGGAAAGGCGAGAGGGCTATCTGAATGAACTGGTTCCAGAACCTGTCTGTGCGGCTGAAGATTTTGTCTGTAGCCGGACTGGGCATCGTGTTGTTTGTCGTCTATGCGGCATACAGCTTCTATATTGCCGAAACCAATATTGATCATCTCAAGCGTATCGAGAAGCAGGATTTCCCCGTTCTTGAGCTGGTAAACGCCAACAATGTGGATTTCATTGCCATTAGTGAATCCTTCATTGCGGCGATCACTCAGGCGGATCCGGACCTTCTGCAGGAAGCGCAGAGCCGTGCCGCCGAATTTGAGCAACGGCTTGCGGATATCCGGCGCACCGACCCAAGCCTGTCCGGCGGCGTGGAGGATTTGCGTCGCAGCTTCAGTGCGTATATCAGTGAGGCCACCACCCTGGCCCGCAGCCTGATCAATAATAATGCAGCCTCCGACGATCTTTATCAGCGCATCAGCCATGTTCGTGGCCTCCAGGATGCTTACGAAACGCACCAGAAAGCGTTCGAAAAACAGCGCTATGAAGCGTTTCGTGAAACTCTGAATTCAAGCCGTTCGGATAATCTCAGCACCCAGAAAATCGGCCTGTTTCTGGGCCTGGTTGCCTTCACCCTGCTTGCTCTGATCGCTTTGCGAGTGACCCGCGCCATAACCTTGCCGCTGGAAGGGGCAGTTAACGCTGCCGACAATATTGCCAATGGCAAGTGGGACACCAAGATAGAGCAGGGCGGCCGCGATGAAACCGGTCATCTGCTGCATGCCATTCGCAAGATGCGTGATTCGCTGATTAAGCGTCATACCGAGGACCGCCGCCAGGAAACCATCAAGAATCATCTTGCCGAGCTGAATAACCGCATGCGTGGTGAGATGAGTTTCGAGCAACTCGGCAACAATATGCTCAGCTTTCTGGTGCCTGTGCTGGAAGCTCAGGTGGGAGCATTTTACAGCTTCGACCCGGCTACAGAGCAGCTCACCTTGAGCAGCTCTTATGCCATGCAGCGTCGTAAGCATCTGGCCAATACGTTCAAGCTCGGCGAATCCCTGGTTGGCCAGTGTGCACTGGAGCGTAAAAGTATTCTGCTGGAGCAGGTGCCAGAGGATTACATCAGCATCGCGTCGGGCACCGGCACTGGGCAGGCCCGCAATGTGATGGTGATGCCGGTTGTCCACGATGATGAGATCAAGGGCGTTCTCGAGATCGGTGCTTTCCGTGAATTCAGTGATGAAGACCTGACATTCCTGGAGCAGTGCGTGTCAGTGATCGCGGTATCCGTTCACAGCGTGCAAAGTCGCATGCGTTTGGCACAGATGCTGGAACAAACCCAGGAGCAGGCGGTTGCCCTGGAGCGGCAAAAAGAGGAAATGGCTCAGGTCAACGAGGACTTGGAAGAACAGGCCATGGAGCTTTCCGCCTCTGAATCCCGACTGCAGCAACAGCAGGAAGAGCTAAAGGCGATCAACGAAGAGCTGGAATCCCAAACCCAGGCTTTACGTGCCTCGGAAGAAAGCCTGCAGGCCCAACAGGAAGAATTGCGCGTTACCAATGAGGAGCTGGAAGCCCAGGCCCGGTTGCTCACCGAACAGAAGAGTGAGATGGCGCAGAAGAACGACGAGCTTGAATTGTTGCGCCATGAACTGGAAGACAAGATCCGTGAACTGGAAATGTCCTCCAAGTACAAATCCGAGTTTCTCTCGACAATGAGTCATGAGTTGCGCACACCGCTTAACTCGATCCTGATCCTGTCCAATGCCCTGGGACAGAACAAGAAGGGCAATCTTGATGACAAGCAGGTGGAGCATGCCCAGGTCATCCATTCCGCGGGCTCGGATCTGCTTAGCCTGATTAACGACATCCTCGATATTTCCAAGATCGAGGAAGGCAAGATGGATGTGATCATTGATGATCTGTCCCCGCAGGAAATTGGTGAGCATTTCCGGCGCAACTTTGCGCATGTGGCGGAAAGTCGCAATCTGGATTTTCACGTCAACCTCGGCGACGATCTGCCGGATTACTTCTACACCGATCGTCAGCGTCTGGAGCAGATCATCAAGAATCTGCTTTCCAACGCTCTGAAATTCACCGAGCAAGGTTCGGTGACGCTGGCTATCGCGCGTCCAGAGCAAGACGAAACCCTGCCATCCCGTCACCTATTGCATGACAAAACCATCAAGTTTGCCGTTACCG from Alcanivorax sp. includes the following:
- the uvrC gene encoding excinuclease ABC subunit UvrC yields the protein MSEFDPQHFLDHCARKPGVYRMLNEEGDVLYVGKARNLQARLSSYFQKNITSPKTRALVARIASIQTTVTGSEAEALLLEQSLIKELRPPYNILLRDDKSYPYIRITTSDRFPRITFHRGSRRSGSHYFGPYPSGGAVREALSLVEKVFQVRNCSDSYFRNRTRPCLQHQINRCTAPCVGLVSEEAYAHQVKLAMDFLDGRSREVVEQLSAEMDAAAQALDFERAAIIRDQLAAIQSVQQKQYAETGQGNLDVVAIESRHGLAVVEVLMIRGGRILGHRTFRPDTRGEEDQNEILEAFLAQYYLGDREDPVQPEEILLGLEPASAEALQQALSHHWGKKVRLAWRVRGERAAWIDMAQTNAQQSLAAELAAREHMEQRFLALEALLGTDEPVRRIECFDISHTQGEKAVASCVVFDQQGARKTDYRHFNVAPTHAGDDYEALEEAVRRRYQRVLKEQARLPDLLLIDGGKGQMQRAWDVMQELALQGRVRVMGIGKGPSRRPGFEVLYLPDGQELVPGPSHSALHLLQQVRDEAHRFALTGHRARRGKTRKQSSLDEIPGIGPKRRKALLTHFGGLKQLRNASAGELARVPGINAQMAQTLYDWFHD
- the pgsA gene encoding CDP-diacylglycerol--glycerol-3-phosphate 3-phosphatidyltransferase; the encoded protein is MQKTNPILNLPNILTMIRVLAIPVLVLVFYLPFKWSDMCAAALFLAAGVTDWLDGYLARRLNQTSPLGAFLDPVADKLIVGVALVMLVQVHATAWLAVPAMVIVSREIAVSALREWMAELGQRGRVAVSQLGKIKTVTQMTAITLLLAQKPDFDALGDIMMTPWLWLSYGLLYLATALTLWSMGSYLRAAAPELLKSGD
- a CDS encoding response regulator, translating into MNWFQNLSVRLKILSVAGLGIVLFVVYAAYSFYIAETNIDHLKRIEKQDFPVLELVNANNVDFIAISESFIAAITQADPDLLQEAQSRAAEFEQRLADIRRTDPSLSGGVEDLRRSFSAYISEATTLARSLINNNAASDDLYQRISHVRGLQDAYETHQKAFEKQRYEAFRETLNSSRSDNLSTQKIGLFLGLVAFTLLALIALRVTRAITLPLEGAVNAADNIANGKWDTKIEQGGRDETGHLLHAIRKMRDSLIKRHTEDRRQETIKNHLAELNNRMRGEMSFEQLGNNMLSFLVPVLEAQVGAFYSFDPATEQLTLSSSYAMQRRKHLANTFKLGESLVGQCALERKSILLEQVPEDYISIASGTGTGQARNVMVMPVVHDDEIKGVLEIGAFREFSDEDLTFLEQCVSVIAVSVHSVQSRMRLAQMLEQTQEQAVALERQKEEMAQVNEDLEEQAMELSASESRLQQQQEELKAINEELESQTQALRASEESLQAQQEELRVTNEELEAQARLLTEQKSEMAQKNDELELLRHELEDKIRELEMSSKYKSEFLSTMSHELRTPLNSILILSNALGQNKKGNLDDKQVEHAQVIHSAGSDLLSLINDILDISKIEEGKMDVIIDDLSPQEIGEHFRRNFAHVAESRNLDFHVNLGDDLPDYFYTDRQRLEQIIKNLLSNALKFTEQGSVTLAIARPEQDETLPSRHLLHDKTIKFAVTDTGAGIPAEKQKLIFEAFQQADGTTSRKYGGTGLGLTISRELARLLGGEISLHSDGEGTGSTFMLYLPEGTAESMDAPAGEVTSAADIGTNAEAHTAALTQTEAGRDDFVVREKTVLIVEDDSEFATVLLDLAADYGLEGHICSDGEAGLEYASHYRPSAIILDIGLPGIDGWQVMEKLKADPRTKDIPVHFLSGRDERKKALELGAIDFLTKPAKQDDILSAFAKIEGAIETNVRRLLVVEDSEIQHESIRELFDQKGVEITAATSGEEALKALRETVFDCMILDLTLPDMSGFELLETLHASKDYDSVPVVIYTGKDMTREEEAKLRKYADRIILKTERSHERLLNEASLFLHWLESTLPANRRPSTDAIEHRDDIFEGKQLLLVDDDMRNIYALSAQLEELGFDITIANNGREALGVLDEHPEMDIVLMDIMMPEMDGYEAMTHIREQARFQKLPILALTAKAMKDDRAKCIQAGANDYCSKPIDMAKLTSLLRVWLHK